Proteins encoded together in one Porites lutea chromosome 2, jaPorLute2.1, whole genome shotgun sequence window:
- the LOC140927520 gene encoding uncharacterized protein isoform X2, translating into MATGNAKETRNSRSCEKRRGTYLSYLSHPSLKVPRTSEYRQKLAKTYDRETNAVSCSDTVEHFESEFLDYSYASQGIEEYSLEDRNNVDLLKEDGRPAEVENDREGRPTRDSIADEMLKGLLNNTAVEQDSCDEISQVFPEDPALDTTYGSSEFHEDLNEQDNDVDELSEAEDRNESSTQDDYVKITELSLSQDTPLYEGSPVTFSVSLLLIISFAIRHNLSGLALADLLTLINIHLVVPNCFAKSTAVLNRFFRKLKKPIEYHYYCCCCFEYIGLTKTSCCSNKYCLVDFSKKGALAYFIVLPLVTQLQSLLSRPEVPDFLQYRVTRQKQNSDAIEDIFDGQLYKKHFGEDGFFRGSSTQDKKTQIHLSLQINTDGVAIFRSSKFSIWPVYFIVNELPPNCRQQRKYRMFAGLWFGVSKPHFQTFMQPFANSLNDLFFKGTFDAPAKCLFQEFCQFNAFYGCPYCLSPGKTVQTSSKGHTHAYPFDEANLRTGHGEPRTHEQTLKFAAEATKESAQKGIPSSVKGVKGYSWFMFIPKFDIIRGIAIDYMHSTLLGVVKMLLTLWSDKTYKAEPWSVCKRMKEIEERYLKISPPSCITRLPRSLIANFGHLKASELRTFLLFYSVPCLYGILPEEYFQHYLHLVEAIYLLLQDSISPNDIVKASALIKHFCIRIKELYAARYETFNVHCLLHMTERVRDLGPLWTHSCFCFEDFNGELRSLFHGTQSVEEQIVTAVSVQQRIPELVPLLESGSMAQELYEHLSRKRPLASKKEKLPGNSNCSIVGNLQNYVFTAVERAVVESLIGPVQEVYQFFRLLIGEQLIHSKLYKSMTRRNNFTIEFKGNSGDSPPSFGQILFYSKIYLHCPNPSFCANSCKCRKPLFYALVKVLKPNKTLAIANDPYTGTAVSHLVPVIRSDNNCITAIPVDNIIRLCFFVDCGNDNTPFVGMFPNQYEKD; encoded by the exons ATGGCGACTGGAAATGCAAAAGAAACACGTAACTCTAGaagttgtgaaaaaagaagaggtACTTACCTGTCTTATCTGTCACATCCGTCGTTGAAAGTTCCCAGAACGTCAGAGTATCGCCAGAAACTAGCTAAAACTTATGATAGAGAAACGAATGCGGTATCTTGTAGCGACACTGTTGAACATTTTGAGTCAGAGTTCCTGGACTACTCATATGCATCTCAGGGGATCGAAGAATACTCTCTGGAAGACCGTAATAATGTTGATTTGTTGAAAGAAGATGGTCGGCCAGCTGAGGTAGAAAATGACAGAGAAGGCCGCCCAACTAGAGACTCCATCGCTGATGAAATGTTAAAGGGGCTCCTGAACAACACGGCAGTTGAGCAAGACAGCTGTGATGAAATTTCGCAAGTTTTTCCTGAAGATCCAGCGCTTGATACAACGTACGGATCTAGCGAGTTTCATGAGGATTTGAACGAGCAAGATAATGACGTGGATGAACTTTCGGAAGCGGAAGATAGGAATGAAAGCAGCACTCAAGATGACTACGTGAAAATTACTGAGCTATCCTTATCACAAGACACCCCTTTATACGAGGGGTCCCCCGTTACTTTTTCAGTTAGCTTGCTGCTGATTATTAGCTTCGCCATAAGGCATAATTTGAGCGGACTGGCTTTGGCTGACCTTTTGACGTTAATTAACATTCATCTTGTTGTACCCAACTGCTTTGCTAAATCGACAGCTGTTCTCAACCGATTCTTTCGAAAGCTTAAGAAGCCTATCGAGTACCActattattgttgttgctgttttgagTACATTGGGCTTACAAAGACCTCCTGCTGTTCTAACAAGTATTGTCTGGtagatttttccaaaaaaggtGCACTGGCCTACTTCATTGTCCTACCCTTAGTCACACAGCTTCAGTCATTGCTGTCAA gGCCAGAAGTACCTGATTTTCTGCAGTATCGTGtcacaagacaaaaacaaaactcagaTGCCATTGAAGATATCTTTGATGGACAACTGTATAAGAAGCACTTTGGGGAGGACGGATTTTTTAGGGGTTCATCCACACAGGACAAAAAGACACAGATCCATTTGTCCCTGCAAATAAACACGGATGGAGTTGCAATTTTTAGGTCTTCAAAATTTTCCATATGGCcggtttattttattgtcaacGAATTGCCTCCAAATTGCAG GCAGCAGAGAAAGTACCGCATGTTTGCTGGGCTTTGGTTCGGTGTCTCCAAGCCACATTTCCAAACATTTATGCAGCCATTCGCAAACTCACTAAATGATTTATTCTTCAAAG GGACATTTGATGCCCCAGCAAAGTGCCTTTTCCAAGAGTTTTGTCAATTCAATGCCTTTTATGGTTGCCCATACTGCCTGAGCCCTGGCAAAACTGTGCAGACAAGTAGCAAAGGGCACACTCATGCTTACCCATTTGATGAAGCAAATCTCAGAACTGGTCATGGGGAACCAAGAACACATGAACAGACATTAAAGTTTGCAGCTGAAGCTACCAAGGAAAGTGCTCAAAAGGGCATCCCAAGTAGTGTTAAAGGGGTTAAAGGCTATTCATGGTTTATGTTTATTCCAAAGTTTGACATCATTAGAGGAATAGCCATTGACTATATGCACAGTACATTACTTGGCGTGGTTAAGATGTTGCTTACCCTTTGGAGTGACAAGACATATAAAGCAGAGCCATGGTCTGTCTgtaaaagaatgaaagaaattgaagaGAGGTACCTAAAGATTAGTCCTCCTTCTTGCATCACGCGCCTTCCCAGAAGCCTGATAGCAAACTTTGGGCATCTCAAAGCATCTGAGTTAAGGACTTTCCTGTTGTTCTACTCTGTTCCATGTCTGTATGGTATTCTTCCAGAAGAGTACTTTCAGCACTACCTTCACCTTGTGGAAGCCATTTACCTTCTTCTCCAGGATTCTATCTCTCCGAATGACATTGTAAAGGCCTCTGCTTTAATAAAGCATTTCTGTATCAGGATAAAGGAACTTTATGCAGCCCGCTATGAAACTTTTAATGTGCACTGTTTACTTCACATGACAGAAAGAGTGAGAGATCTTGGTCCACTGTGGACTCACtcttgtttttgctttgaaGACTTCAATGGGGAATTAAGAAGCTTATTTCATGGTACACAAAGTGTGGAAGAACAGATTGTGACAGCTGTCAGTGTGCAACAGAGAATACCTGAGTTGGTTCCTCTCCTCGAAAGTGGATCTATGGCTCAAGAACTTTATGAACACCTTTCAAGAAAGCGTCCCCTTGCttccaaaaaggaaaaacttcCAGGCAACAGCAACTGCAGCATCGTGGGCAACTTACAAAATTATGTCTTTACTGCTGTTGAGCGAGCTGTAGTCGAATCCCTAATTGGGCCAGTTCAAGAAGTGTATCAGTTTTTCAGATTACTCATTGGAGAGCAACTGATTCACTCCAAGTTATACAAAAGCATGACAAGGAGAAACAACTTTACAATAGAATTTAAAGGCAACAGTGGGGATTCACCACCTTCATTTGGACAGATTTTGTTCTATTccaaaatatatttacattgCCCCAACCCTTCATTTTGTGCTAACTCATGTAAATGTAGGAAGCCACTGTTTTATGCATTGGTCAAAGTTCTGAAACCTAACAAGACTTTAGCAATTGCTAATGATCCCTACACTGGTACTGCTGTTTCTCACCTGGTTCCAGTCATCAGGAGTGACAATAATTGTATCACTGCAATTCCAGTGGACAACATTATTCGATTATGCTTTTTTGTTGACTGTGGTAATGACAATACTCCCTTTGTGGGAATGTTTCCTAATCAGTACGAAAAAGACTAA
- the LOC140927520 gene encoding uncharacterized protein isoform X1, with the protein MATGNAKETRNSRSCEKRRGTYLSYLSHPSLKVPRTSEYRQKLAKTYDRETNAVSCSDTVEHFESEFLDYSYASQGIEEYSLEDRNNVDLLKEDGRPAEVENDREGRPTRDSIADEMLKGLLNNTAVEQDSCDEISQVFPEDPALDTTYGSSEFHEDLNEQDNDVDELSEAEDRNESSTQDDYVKITELSLSQDTPLYEGSPVTFSVSLLLIISFAIRHNLSGLALADLLTLINIHLVVPNCFAKSTAVLNRFFRKLKKPIEYHYYCCCCFEYIGLTKTSCCSNKYCLVDFSKKGALAYFIVLPLVTQLQSLLSRPEVPDFLQYRVTRQKQNSDAIEDIFDGQLYKKHFGEDGFFRGSSTQDKKTQIHLSLQINTDGVAIFRSSKFSIWPVYFIVNELPPNCRQQRKYRMFAGLWFGVSKPHFQTFMQPFANSLNDLFFKGIDVKLNGKNMLLRCILLLGTFDAPAKCLFQEFCQFNAFYGCPYCLSPGKTVQTSSKGHTHAYPFDEANLRTGHGEPRTHEQTLKFAAEATKESAQKGIPSSVKGVKGYSWFMFIPKFDIIRGIAIDYMHSTLLGVVKMLLTLWSDKTYKAEPWSVCKRMKEIEERYLKISPPSCITRLPRSLIANFGHLKASELRTFLLFYSVPCLYGILPEEYFQHYLHLVEAIYLLLQDSISPNDIVKASALIKHFCIRIKELYAARYETFNVHCLLHMTERVRDLGPLWTHSCFCFEDFNGELRSLFHGTQSVEEQIVTAVSVQQRIPELVPLLESGSMAQELYEHLSRKRPLASKKEKLPGNSNCSIVGNLQNYVFTAVERAVVESLIGPVQEVYQFFRLLIGEQLIHSKLYKSMTRRNNFTIEFKGNSGDSPPSFGQILFYSKIYLHCPNPSFCANSCKCRKPLFYALVKVLKPNKTLAIANDPYTGTAVSHLVPVIRSDNNCITAIPVDNIIRLCFFVDCGNDNTPFVGMFPNQYEKD; encoded by the exons ATGGCGACTGGAAATGCAAAAGAAACACGTAACTCTAGaagttgtgaaaaaagaagaggtACTTACCTGTCTTATCTGTCACATCCGTCGTTGAAAGTTCCCAGAACGTCAGAGTATCGCCAGAAACTAGCTAAAACTTATGATAGAGAAACGAATGCGGTATCTTGTAGCGACACTGTTGAACATTTTGAGTCAGAGTTCCTGGACTACTCATATGCATCTCAGGGGATCGAAGAATACTCTCTGGAAGACCGTAATAATGTTGATTTGTTGAAAGAAGATGGTCGGCCAGCTGAGGTAGAAAATGACAGAGAAGGCCGCCCAACTAGAGACTCCATCGCTGATGAAATGTTAAAGGGGCTCCTGAACAACACGGCAGTTGAGCAAGACAGCTGTGATGAAATTTCGCAAGTTTTTCCTGAAGATCCAGCGCTTGATACAACGTACGGATCTAGCGAGTTTCATGAGGATTTGAACGAGCAAGATAATGACGTGGATGAACTTTCGGAAGCGGAAGATAGGAATGAAAGCAGCACTCAAGATGACTACGTGAAAATTACTGAGCTATCCTTATCACAAGACACCCCTTTATACGAGGGGTCCCCCGTTACTTTTTCAGTTAGCTTGCTGCTGATTATTAGCTTCGCCATAAGGCATAATTTGAGCGGACTGGCTTTGGCTGACCTTTTGACGTTAATTAACATTCATCTTGTTGTACCCAACTGCTTTGCTAAATCGACAGCTGTTCTCAACCGATTCTTTCGAAAGCTTAAGAAGCCTATCGAGTACCActattattgttgttgctgttttgagTACATTGGGCTTACAAAGACCTCCTGCTGTTCTAACAAGTATTGTCTGGtagatttttccaaaaaaggtGCACTGGCCTACTTCATTGTCCTACCCTTAGTCACACAGCTTCAGTCATTGCTGTCAA gGCCAGAAGTACCTGATTTTCTGCAGTATCGTGtcacaagacaaaaacaaaactcagaTGCCATTGAAGATATCTTTGATGGACAACTGTATAAGAAGCACTTTGGGGAGGACGGATTTTTTAGGGGTTCATCCACACAGGACAAAAAGACACAGATCCATTTGTCCCTGCAAATAAACACGGATGGAGTTGCAATTTTTAGGTCTTCAAAATTTTCCATATGGCcggtttattttattgtcaacGAATTGCCTCCAAATTGCAG GCAGCAGAGAAAGTACCGCATGTTTGCTGGGCTTTGGTTCGGTGTCTCCAAGCCACATTTCCAAACATTTATGCAGCCATTCGCAAACTCACTAAATGATTTATTCTTCAAAG GGATTGATGTAAAGCTGAATGGCAAGAACATGTTGCTTCGCTGTATTTTACTCTTAGGGACATTTGATGCCCCAGCAAAGTGCCTTTTCCAAGAGTTTTGTCAATTCAATGCCTTTTATGGTTGCCCATACTGCCTGAGCCCTGGCAAAACTGTGCAGACAAGTAGCAAAGGGCACACTCATGCTTACCCATTTGATGAAGCAAATCTCAGAACTGGTCATGGGGAACCAAGAACACATGAACAGACATTAAAGTTTGCAGCTGAAGCTACCAAGGAAAGTGCTCAAAAGGGCATCCCAAGTAGTGTTAAAGGGGTTAAAGGCTATTCATGGTTTATGTTTATTCCAAAGTTTGACATCATTAGAGGAATAGCCATTGACTATATGCACAGTACATTACTTGGCGTGGTTAAGATGTTGCTTACCCTTTGGAGTGACAAGACATATAAAGCAGAGCCATGGTCTGTCTgtaaaagaatgaaagaaattgaagaGAGGTACCTAAAGATTAGTCCTCCTTCTTGCATCACGCGCCTTCCCAGAAGCCTGATAGCAAACTTTGGGCATCTCAAAGCATCTGAGTTAAGGACTTTCCTGTTGTTCTACTCTGTTCCATGTCTGTATGGTATTCTTCCAGAAGAGTACTTTCAGCACTACCTTCACCTTGTGGAAGCCATTTACCTTCTTCTCCAGGATTCTATCTCTCCGAATGACATTGTAAAGGCCTCTGCTTTAATAAAGCATTTCTGTATCAGGATAAAGGAACTTTATGCAGCCCGCTATGAAACTTTTAATGTGCACTGTTTACTTCACATGACAGAAAGAGTGAGAGATCTTGGTCCACTGTGGACTCACtcttgtttttgctttgaaGACTTCAATGGGGAATTAAGAAGCTTATTTCATGGTACACAAAGTGTGGAAGAACAGATTGTGACAGCTGTCAGTGTGCAACAGAGAATACCTGAGTTGGTTCCTCTCCTCGAAAGTGGATCTATGGCTCAAGAACTTTATGAACACCTTTCAAGAAAGCGTCCCCTTGCttccaaaaaggaaaaacttcCAGGCAACAGCAACTGCAGCATCGTGGGCAACTTACAAAATTATGTCTTTACTGCTGTTGAGCGAGCTGTAGTCGAATCCCTAATTGGGCCAGTTCAAGAAGTGTATCAGTTTTTCAGATTACTCATTGGAGAGCAACTGATTCACTCCAAGTTATACAAAAGCATGACAAGGAGAAACAACTTTACAATAGAATTTAAAGGCAACAGTGGGGATTCACCACCTTCATTTGGACAGATTTTGTTCTATTccaaaatatatttacattgCCCCAACCCTTCATTTTGTGCTAACTCATGTAAATGTAGGAAGCCACTGTTTTATGCATTGGTCAAAGTTCTGAAACCTAACAAGACTTTAGCAATTGCTAATGATCCCTACACTGGTACTGCTGTTTCTCACCTGGTTCCAGTCATCAGGAGTGACAATAATTGTATCACTGCAATTCCAGTGGACAACATTATTCGATTATGCTTTTTTGTTGACTGTGGTAATGACAATACTCCCTTTGTGGGAATGTTTCCTAATCAGTACGAAAAAGACTAA